A region from the Lolium perenne isolate Kyuss_39 chromosome 4, Kyuss_2.0, whole genome shotgun sequence genome encodes:
- the LOC127323704 gene encoding uncharacterized protein isoform X1: MLDSINSEAFLMREREEQTACDRIFREFVAGVARFEELVDGGRRFLTRFRQELEYFRRPRIPIESDVIGEIVRSNCTDRMKSYLESGCSLHCQSISNLSQLNSCEGELKGYIHKVKALLEELQCLVEGAYDATLTANLRAMHVPDESTADNKMNDPSNCREEKGEQPADHLDSDSSLVTLMILVHNMLKLDYTMQEKIVGSLSLKSSSTELDGYCLMWDLRPYVEGDLMNLAWKSCP, encoded by the exons ATGCTGGATAGTATAAACTCGGAGGCATTCCTAATGAGGGAACGAGAAGAGCAAACCGCTTGCGACCGTATCTTCAGGGAATTCGTGGCCGG GGTGGCACGGTTCGAGGAGCTCGTGGATGGTGGGAGGCGATTCCTGACGAGATTCCGGCAAGAGCTAG AGTATTTTCGGAGGCCGCGGATTCCGATTGAATCGGATGTTATAGGTGAGATAGTTAGATCTAACTGCACCGACAGGATGAAGTCCTATCTCGAATCAGGATGCAGCCTTCACTGCCAGAGCATCTCCAACTTGAGCCAGT TAAATTCATGCGAGGGAGAGCTCAAAGGTTATATACACAAAG TGAAGGCACTGCTTGAAGAACTTCAATGCCTAGTGGAAGGTGCTTATGACGCAACACTAACAGCCAATTTACGTGCTATGCATGTTCCAGACGAGAGCACTGCTGACAACAAGATGAACGACCCATCCAACTGCAGAGAG GAGAAGGGGGAGCAACCTGCAGATCACCTCGACAGCGATTCATCACTTGTTACATTGATGATCCTCGTCCATAACATGCTAAAGCTTGACTACACGATGCAG GAGAAGATTGTCGGGTCACTGTCCCTCAAATCATCTTCCACGGAGCTTGATGGTTACTGCCTTATGTGGGATCTGAGGCCGTACGTCGAGGGCGACTTGATGAATCTTGCGTGGAAATCATGCCCGTAG
- the LOC127323695 gene encoding importin subunit beta-1-like, whose product MSLTKILRDAQDLDDSIRYAAERDLTELQQLDFPDFLLSLSAELASNESPPECRRLAGIILKNSVEAKYSEDNIKQWINLDPLIKSQIKESLLATLGSLVPDAWHASSQVIAKLAYIDIPSRDWQDLIGRLLGNMAQQGASPPLQQATLEALEYMFEEFLGLEQDKIDDVLDAIIRAMNRAEQSSQVCLAAVKALQNVVMFANFANDDCKNCIMTAICDAAKSDGAVIKHAAFGCLSAIASKYYRMLEPYTESILSLTTEALKGGVESGALQCIEFWITICEKVIELRKQNKHDAHAISTVDCSFIEKPLSSLVPVLLKTLLKQERDDDAKAIFISAIKCLDLVAITIGDAVVPIAMQFVEVNIKASDWQSRWAATFAIAGILQGPSIEKLSPVVRLLLDRMEDRNVEVRGTAVCTLRRMFDLLHSPACANRIFTDANLPRIVAVLAKRSEDVPDVSEEACRAIYFLAKGYESISSELGHSKKEISSELSPFLSDVFDVLFSTSAPAKETPFRLPTSASAYEALCEVVRVSNIQDYEAKAAIGVLMPCIMRRLNMVLDGKASSSGDKRNKYDLLVLLCDLLHVIIQKLGNTFPVWRTPYVLLLFCRVLTFDSSAARDKAALAIGALAHAVGPNFVDHMPILLQHFNAKLLFPIYLQVIGDIFLVLGDEILPHCDYIIDVLYRGLSKPMLKLAILECFGEIALAIGKNFEKYLQAVMRRLKDAADPECYDDVLEEDEVDYSNQLRQGITGYKGPEIWVESSGGSNRFQ is encoded by the coding sequence ATGAGCCTCACTAAGATTCTGCGAGATGCTCAGGACCTGGATGACAGCATACGGTACGCAGCAGAACGCGACCTCACTGAGCTCCAGCAGCTTGATTTTCCCGACTTCCTCCTATCCTTATCAGCAGAGCTCGCTAGCAATGAAAGCCCGCCCGAATGTAGAAGGCTTGCTGGCATTATCCTTAAGAACTCTGTGGAAGCAAAGTATTCTGAAGATAACATCAAACAATGGATCAACCTGGATCCACTTATCAAATCGCAGATTAAGGAGTCATTGCTGGCAACTCTAGGGTCTTTGGTGCCTGATGCTTGGCACGCCTCATCACAGGTTATCGCGAAGCTTGCGTATATTGATATACCCAGCCGGGATTGGCAAGATCTCATTGGAAGATTGCTGGGCAACATGGCACAGCAGGGTGCATCTCCTCCACTACAGCAAGCAACTCTAGAGGCGCTTGAGTATATGTTTGAGGAGTTCTTGGGGTTGGAGCAGGATAAAATTGATGATGTTCTGGATGCCATCATCCGGGCAATGAACCGGGCAGAGCAAAGTTCTCAAGTCTGTCTTGCAGCGGTTAAAGCTCTACAGAATGTTGTTATGTTTGCTAACTTCGCAAATGACGATTGCAAAAATTGTATAATGACTGCAATATGTGATGCAGCTAAATCCGATGGAGCGGTGATCAAACATGCAGCATTCGGCTGCCTTAGTGCAATTGCGTCCAAATATTATAGAATGTTAGAACCTTACACGGAATCCATACTCAGTCTTACAACTGAAGCTTTGAAAGGAGGTGTGGAATCAGGGGCACTCCAATGTATCGAGTTCTGGATTACTATTTGTGAAAAAGTGATTGAACTCCGAAAACAAAACAAGCATGATGCTCATGCTATCTCAACTGTAGATTGTAGCTTTATTGAGAAGCCCCTCTCTTCACTTGTTCCAGTTCTGCTAAAAACTCTGTTAAAGCAAGAGAGAGATGATGATGCAAAGGCAATCTTCATCAGTGCTATAAaatgcctagacctcgtcgctaTAACTATTGGGGATGCAGTTGTCCCCATTGCAATGCAGTTTGTCGAGGTTAATATCAAAGCATCAGATTGGCAGAGTCGCTGGGCAGCTACATTTGCAATAGCCGGTATCCTTCAAGGTCCCTCTATTGAGAAACTTTCTCCCGTTGTCCGTTTGTTGCTTGACAGGATGGAGGACCGAAATGTAGAGGTAAGAGGCACCGCTGTGTGCACTCTTCGTCGGATGTTTGACCTTCTGCATTCTCCAGCTTGTGCAAATAGAATCTTCACAGATGCAAACCTTCCTCGCATCGTGGCTGTGTTGGCAAAGAGAAGTGAAGATGTTCCAGACGTGTCTGAGGAAGCCTGTAGAGCTATATATTTTCTTGCCAAAGGTTACGAGTCAATCTCATCTGAGCTAGGCCATTCAAAGAAGGAAATATCATCTGAGCTTTCACCGTTTCTTAGTGATGTTTTTGATGTTCTCTTTTCTACTTCAGCACCTGCTAAGGAGACCCCTTTCAGGCTTCCAACATCTGCATCTGCTTATGAAGCGTTGTGTGAGGTTGTGAGAGTAAGCAACATACAAGATTATGAAGCTAAAGCGGCTATTGGAGTTTTAATGCCTTGTATCATGAGAAGATTGAACATGGTGCTTGATGGCAAAGCAAGTTCATCAGGTGACAAGAGGAACAAATACGATCTGCTTGTTTTGCTGTGTGATTTACTGCATGTCATAATCCAGAAACTGGGAAACACATTTCCAGTGTGGCGTACTCCATATGTGCTACTTCTGTTTTGCCGTGTCTTAACCTTCGACAGTTCTGCTGCACGTGATAAAGCAGCGCTTGCCATTGGTGCTCTCGCTCATGCTGTCGGTCCAAATTTTGTTGATCACATGCCGATATTGCTGCAGCATTTTAATGCGAAGCTACTCTTCCCAATTTATTTACAGGTGATTGGTGACATCTTTCTTGTCCTGGGAGATGAAATCCTGCCACACTGTGATTATATTATTGATGTTCTTTACAGAGGTCTCTCAAAGCCGATGCTTAAACTGGCCATTTTGGAATGTTTTGGAGAGATTGCTCTTGCTATCGGCAAgaatttcgagaagtacctgcaGGCTGTTATGAGAAGGCTGAAAGATGCTGCTGACCCGGAATGTTATGACGATGTTTTAGAAGAGGATGAGGTTGATTACAGTAACCAGCTTAGACAGGGAATTACGGGGTATAAAGGACCCGAAATATGGGTTGAAAGTAGCGGCGGATCTAATCGATTTCAGTGA
- the LOC127323704 gene encoding uncharacterized protein isoform X4 — protein MLDSINSEAFLMREREEQTACDRIFREFVAGVARFEELVDGGRRFLTRFRQELEYFRRPRIPIESDVIGEIVRSNCTDRMKSYLESGCSLHCQSISNLSQLNSCEGELKGYIHKDESTADNKMNDPSNCREKGEQPADHLDSDSSLVTLMILVHNMLKLDYTMQEKIVGSLSLKSSSTELDGYCLMWDLRPYVEGDLMNLAWKSCP, from the exons ATGCTGGATAGTATAAACTCGGAGGCATTCCTAATGAGGGAACGAGAAGAGCAAACCGCTTGCGACCGTATCTTCAGGGAATTCGTGGCCGG GGTGGCACGGTTCGAGGAGCTCGTGGATGGTGGGAGGCGATTCCTGACGAGATTCCGGCAAGAGCTAG AGTATTTTCGGAGGCCGCGGATTCCGATTGAATCGGATGTTATAGGTGAGATAGTTAGATCTAACTGCACCGACAGGATGAAGTCCTATCTCGAATCAGGATGCAGCCTTCACTGCCAGAGCATCTCCAACTTGAGCCAGT TAAATTCATGCGAGGGAGAGCTCAAAGGTTATATACACAAAG ACGAGAGCACTGCTGACAACAAGATGAACGACCCATCCAACTGCAGAGAG AAGGGGGAGCAACCTGCAGATCACCTCGACAGCGATTCATCACTTGTTACATTGATGATCCTCGTCCATAACATGCTAAAGCTTGACTACACGATGCAG GAGAAGATTGTCGGGTCACTGTCCCTCAAATCATCTTCCACGGAGCTTGATGGTTACTGCCTTATGTGGGATCTGAGGCCGTACGTCGAGGGCGACTTGATGAATCTTGCGTGGAAATCATGCCCGTAG
- the LOC127323704 gene encoding uncharacterized protein isoform X2: protein MLDSINSEAFLMREREEQTACDRIFREFVAGVARFEELVDGGRRFLTRFRQELEYFRRPRIPIESDVIGEIVRSNCTDRMKSYLESGCSLHCQSISNLSQLNSCEGELKGYIHKVKALLEELQCLVEGAYDATLTANLRAMHVPDESTADNKMNDPSNCREKGEQPADHLDSDSSLVTLMILVHNMLKLDYTMQEKIVGSLSLKSSSTELDGYCLMWDLRPYVEGDLMNLAWKSCP, encoded by the exons ATGCTGGATAGTATAAACTCGGAGGCATTCCTAATGAGGGAACGAGAAGAGCAAACCGCTTGCGACCGTATCTTCAGGGAATTCGTGGCCGG GGTGGCACGGTTCGAGGAGCTCGTGGATGGTGGGAGGCGATTCCTGACGAGATTCCGGCAAGAGCTAG AGTATTTTCGGAGGCCGCGGATTCCGATTGAATCGGATGTTATAGGTGAGATAGTTAGATCTAACTGCACCGACAGGATGAAGTCCTATCTCGAATCAGGATGCAGCCTTCACTGCCAGAGCATCTCCAACTTGAGCCAGT TAAATTCATGCGAGGGAGAGCTCAAAGGTTATATACACAAAG TGAAGGCACTGCTTGAAGAACTTCAATGCCTAGTGGAAGGTGCTTATGACGCAACACTAACAGCCAATTTACGTGCTATGCATGTTCCAGACGAGAGCACTGCTGACAACAAGATGAACGACCCATCCAACTGCAGAGAG AAGGGGGAGCAACCTGCAGATCACCTCGACAGCGATTCATCACTTGTTACATTGATGATCCTCGTCCATAACATGCTAAAGCTTGACTACACGATGCAG GAGAAGATTGTCGGGTCACTGTCCCTCAAATCATCTTCCACGGAGCTTGATGGTTACTGCCTTATGTGGGATCTGAGGCCGTACGTCGAGGGCGACTTGATGAATCTTGCGTGGAAATCATGCCCGTAG
- the LOC127323704 gene encoding uncharacterized protein isoform X3 produces MLDSINSEAFLMREREEQTACDRIFREFVAGVARFEELVDGGRRFLTRFRQELEYFRRPRIPIESDVIGEIVRSNCTDRMKSYLESGCSLHCQSISNLSQLNSCEGELKGYIHKDESTADNKMNDPSNCREEKGEQPADHLDSDSSLVTLMILVHNMLKLDYTMQEKIVGSLSLKSSSTELDGYCLMWDLRPYVEGDLMNLAWKSCP; encoded by the exons ATGCTGGATAGTATAAACTCGGAGGCATTCCTAATGAGGGAACGAGAAGAGCAAACCGCTTGCGACCGTATCTTCAGGGAATTCGTGGCCGG GGTGGCACGGTTCGAGGAGCTCGTGGATGGTGGGAGGCGATTCCTGACGAGATTCCGGCAAGAGCTAG AGTATTTTCGGAGGCCGCGGATTCCGATTGAATCGGATGTTATAGGTGAGATAGTTAGATCTAACTGCACCGACAGGATGAAGTCCTATCTCGAATCAGGATGCAGCCTTCACTGCCAGAGCATCTCCAACTTGAGCCAGT TAAATTCATGCGAGGGAGAGCTCAAAGGTTATATACACAAAG ACGAGAGCACTGCTGACAACAAGATGAACGACCCATCCAACTGCAGAGAG GAGAAGGGGGAGCAACCTGCAGATCACCTCGACAGCGATTCATCACTTGTTACATTGATGATCCTCGTCCATAACATGCTAAAGCTTGACTACACGATGCAG GAGAAGATTGTCGGGTCACTGTCCCTCAAATCATCTTCCACGGAGCTTGATGGTTACTGCCTTATGTGGGATCTGAGGCCGTACGTCGAGGGCGACTTGATGAATCTTGCGTGGAAATCATGCCCGTAG
- the LOC127323701 gene encoding vacuolar protein sorting-associated protein 9A-like isoform X3 → MESPSSAASRVDFYGFLDRMRRPAAAGLFRSIKSFLASLSLDEPSAEEDGARVQAFYAAMEAAFREHPLWANATHQEIDHALEGLEKYIMTKLFDRTFAASAEDAAADAELSERIGLLQRFVRPEHLDIPKVLHNEASWLLAVKELQKINSFKSPRDKLLCVMSCCQVINNLLLNVSMSNDRTPSGADEFLPILIYITIKANPPHLHSNLEFVQLFRRETKLVSEVEYYLTNLISAKMFIVNVDGRSLSMEENEFQMHMETAKLGTQICAASLSSLQGSATSTRGLQKQTDTEVQQVPDSLSWTRKLKV, encoded by the exons ATGGAGAGCCCGTCCTCGGCGGCGTCGCGTGTGGACTTCTACGGCTTCCTCGACCGCATgcgccgccccgccgccgccggcctcttCCGCTCCATCAAGAG CTTCCTCGCCTCCCTCTCGCTCGACGAGCCCAGCGCCGAGGAGGACGGCGCCAGGGTCCAGGCCTTCTACGCGGCGATGGAGGCGGCCTTCAGGGAGCACCCCCTCTGGGCCAACGCCACCCACCAGGAAATCGACCACGCGCTCGAG GGCCTCGAGAAGTACATCATGACCAAGCTCTTCGACCGCACCTTTGCGGCGTCGGCGGAGGACGCGGCCGCCGATGCGGAGCTCTCGGAGAGGATCGGCCTCCTGCAGCGGTTCGTGAGGCCTGAGCACCTGGACATACCCAAGGTCCTGCACAACGAGGCCTCGTGGCTG CTTGCAGTTAAAGAGTTACAGAAGATCAATTCCTTCAAATCGCCACGAGATAAGCTTCTATGTGTTATGAGCTGTTGCCAAGTCATCAACAACTTGCTGCTAAACGTGTCGATGTCAAATGACCGAACACCATCTGGGGCTGATGAGTTTCTTCCCATTCTCATTTATATTACTATAAAG GCCAATCCTCCTCATCTGCACTCAAATCTGGAGTTTGTTCAGCTTTTTAGAAGAGAAACTAAGCTTGTTTCTGAAGTGGAATACTATCTCACAAACCTCATTTCAGCAAAGATGTTTATAGTTAATGTTGATGGCCGCTCGCTATCCATGGAAGAGAATGAGTTTCAGATGCATATGGAAACTGCAAAACTAGGTACTCAAATATGTGCTGCAAGCCTTAGTAGTCTGCAAGGGTCGGCGACATCTACGAGGGGTCTACAAAAGCAAACTGATACAGAAG TTCAGCAGGTTCCAGATTCCCTTTCATGGACTCGGAAACTGAAAGTTTGA
- the LOC127323701 gene encoding vacuolar protein sorting-associated protein 9A-like isoform X2, whose protein sequence is MESPSSAASRVDFYGFLDRMRRPAAAGLFRSIKSFLASLSLDEPSAEEDGARVQAFYAAMEAAFREHPLWANATHQEIDHALEGLEKYIMTKLFDRTFAASAEDAAADAELSERIGLLQRFVRPEHLDIPKVLHNEASWLLAVKELQKINSFKSPRDKLLCVMSCCQVINNLLLNVSMSNDRTPSGADEFLPILIYITIKANPPHLHSNLEFVQLFRRETKLVSEVEYYLTNLISAKMFIVNVDGRSLSMEENEFQMHMETAKLGTQICAASLSSLQGSATSTRGLQKQTDTEGSRFPFMDSETESLTPAELSCMGSIGK, encoded by the exons ATGGAGAGCCCGTCCTCGGCGGCGTCGCGTGTGGACTTCTACGGCTTCCTCGACCGCATgcgccgccccgccgccgccggcctcttCCGCTCCATCAAGAG CTTCCTCGCCTCCCTCTCGCTCGACGAGCCCAGCGCCGAGGAGGACGGCGCCAGGGTCCAGGCCTTCTACGCGGCGATGGAGGCGGCCTTCAGGGAGCACCCCCTCTGGGCCAACGCCACCCACCAGGAAATCGACCACGCGCTCGAG GGCCTCGAGAAGTACATCATGACCAAGCTCTTCGACCGCACCTTTGCGGCGTCGGCGGAGGACGCGGCCGCCGATGCGGAGCTCTCGGAGAGGATCGGCCTCCTGCAGCGGTTCGTGAGGCCTGAGCACCTGGACATACCCAAGGTCCTGCACAACGAGGCCTCGTGGCTG CTTGCAGTTAAAGAGTTACAGAAGATCAATTCCTTCAAATCGCCACGAGATAAGCTTCTATGTGTTATGAGCTGTTGCCAAGTCATCAACAACTTGCTGCTAAACGTGTCGATGTCAAATGACCGAACACCATCTGGGGCTGATGAGTTTCTTCCCATTCTCATTTATATTACTATAAAG GCCAATCCTCCTCATCTGCACTCAAATCTGGAGTTTGTTCAGCTTTTTAGAAGAGAAACTAAGCTTGTTTCTGAAGTGGAATACTATCTCACAAACCTCATTTCAGCAAAGATGTTTATAGTTAATGTTGATGGCCGCTCGCTATCCATGGAAGAGAATGAGTTTCAGATGCATATGGAAACTGCAAAACTAGGTACTCAAATATGTGCTGCAAGCCTTAGTAGTCTGCAAGGGTCGGCGACATCTACGAGGGGTCTACAAAAGCAAACTGATACAGAAG GTTCCAGATTCCCTTTCATGGACTCGGAAACTGAAAGTTTGACTCCAGCAGAACTCAGCTGCATGGGCTCTATAGGCAAGTAG
- the LOC127323701 gene encoding vacuolar protein sorting-associated protein 9A-like isoform X1, with translation MESPSSAASRVDFYGFLDRMRRPAAAGLFRSIKSFLASLSLDEPSAEEDGARVQAFYAAMEAAFREHPLWANATHQEIDHALEGLEKYIMTKLFDRTFAASAEDAAADAELSERIGLLQRFVRPEHLDIPKVLHNEASWLLAVKELQKINSFKSPRDKLLCVMSCCQVINNLLLNVSMSNDRTPSGADEFLPILIYITIKANPPHLHSNLEFVQLFRRETKLVSEVEYYLTNLISAKMFIVNVDGRSLSMEENEFQMHMETAKLGTQICAASLSSLQGSATSTRGLQKQTDTEAGSRFPFMDSETESLTPAELSCMGSIGK, from the exons ATGGAGAGCCCGTCCTCGGCGGCGTCGCGTGTGGACTTCTACGGCTTCCTCGACCGCATgcgccgccccgccgccgccggcctcttCCGCTCCATCAAGAG CTTCCTCGCCTCCCTCTCGCTCGACGAGCCCAGCGCCGAGGAGGACGGCGCCAGGGTCCAGGCCTTCTACGCGGCGATGGAGGCGGCCTTCAGGGAGCACCCCCTCTGGGCCAACGCCACCCACCAGGAAATCGACCACGCGCTCGAG GGCCTCGAGAAGTACATCATGACCAAGCTCTTCGACCGCACCTTTGCGGCGTCGGCGGAGGACGCGGCCGCCGATGCGGAGCTCTCGGAGAGGATCGGCCTCCTGCAGCGGTTCGTGAGGCCTGAGCACCTGGACATACCCAAGGTCCTGCACAACGAGGCCTCGTGGCTG CTTGCAGTTAAAGAGTTACAGAAGATCAATTCCTTCAAATCGCCACGAGATAAGCTTCTATGTGTTATGAGCTGTTGCCAAGTCATCAACAACTTGCTGCTAAACGTGTCGATGTCAAATGACCGAACACCATCTGGGGCTGATGAGTTTCTTCCCATTCTCATTTATATTACTATAAAG GCCAATCCTCCTCATCTGCACTCAAATCTGGAGTTTGTTCAGCTTTTTAGAAGAGAAACTAAGCTTGTTTCTGAAGTGGAATACTATCTCACAAACCTCATTTCAGCAAAGATGTTTATAGTTAATGTTGATGGCCGCTCGCTATCCATGGAAGAGAATGAGTTTCAGATGCATATGGAAACTGCAAAACTAGGTACTCAAATATGTGCTGCAAGCCTTAGTAGTCTGCAAGGGTCGGCGACATCTACGAGGGGTCTACAAAAGCAAACTGATACAGAAG CAGGTTCCAGATTCCCTTTCATGGACTCGGAAACTGAAAGTTTGACTCCAGCAGAACTCAGCTGCATGGGCTCTATAGGCAAGTAG